One stretch of Poecilia reticulata strain Guanapo linkage group LG21, Guppy_female_1.0+MT, whole genome shotgun sequence DNA includes these proteins:
- the LOC103457275 gene encoding DNA (cytosine-5)-methyltransferase 3A-like isoform X5 gives MTDRKRSREEGLHLASYHVRLAEQRAYREAEINMMDDLLETGFQKEEEPASPTPPPSQQHTDPASPTVAVTPDPVARGDQAIPSEIEYQDGRGFDIGALVFGKLRGFSWWPGRIVSWWMSGRSRAADGTRWVMWFGDGKFSVVCVEKLMPLSSFSSAFHQPTYNKQSMYRKAIFEALQVASVRAGRPVPSCDASDEAEGVELQTRQMIEWAMTGFLPNGPQSLDPPEEEQNQFKEGYLEMMPEPEAAYTPPPAKKPRKNSAEKAKIREVIDEGTRERLIHEIKKKTRNIEDICISCGSLNFSLEHPLFLGAMCQGCKNSFLECAYQYDDDGYQSYCTICCGGREVLMCGNNNCCRCFCVECVDLLVGAGSAAAAIKEDPWNCYMCGPKSTYGLLRRRDDWPIRLQHFFANNHEQEFEPAKLYPPVAAEKRKPIRVLSLFDGIATGLLVLKDLGIQVDKYVASEVCEDSITVGMVRHQGRIMYVGDVRNVTHKHIEEWGPFDLVIGGSPCNDLSIVNPARKGLFEGTGRLFFEFYRLLHEARPKPGDERPFFWLFENVVAMGVSDKRDISRFLECNPVMIDAKEVSAAHRARYFWGNLPGMSSRPLTPMANDKLDLQECLEHGRTAKFEKLRTITTRSNSVKQGKDEHFPVFMDNKEDILWCTEMESDEDGEKAEKKKEKESGQTGEGNRVFGFPVHYTDVSNMSRLARQRLLGRSWSVPVIRHLFAPLKEYFACN, from the exons GCGGAGCAGCGGGCGTACAGAGAGGCGGAGATCAACATGATGGACGACCTATTAGAGACCGGCTTTCAAAAAGAGGAGGAGCCAGCCAGCCCGACCCCGCCCCCTTCACAACAACACACAGATCCGGCCTCTCCAACAGTTGCCGTGACTCCGGATCCCGTTGCTAGGGGAGACCAGGCTATCCCCAGCGAGATTGAATACCAG GACGGGCGAGGTTTTGACATTGGAGCGTTGGTGTTTGGGAAGCTGCGAGGTTTCTCCTGGTGGCCCGGCCGGATCGTGTCCTGGTGGATGAGCGGCCGGAGTCGAGCTGCAGACGGGACTCGCTGGGTCATGTGGTTCGGTGATGGAAAATTCTCCGTT GTTTGTGTGGAGAAGCTGATGCCTCTGAGCTCCTTCTCATCGGCTTTCCACCAGCCAACGTACAACAAGCAGTCCATGTACCGGAAGGCCATTTTTGAGGCCCTGCAG GTTGCAAGTGTGCGAGCGGGGAGACCAGTTCCCTCCTGTGATGCGAGCGACGAGGCAGAAGGCGTGGAACTTCAGACCAGACAGATGATTGAGTGGGCCATGACCGGCTTCCTGCCCAACGGGCCACAGTCGCTGGATCCCCCAGAAG AGGAGCAAAATCAGTTTAAGGAAGGATACCTAGAGATGATGCCAGAGCCGGAGGCAGCGTATACACCACCACCTGCAAAGAAACCGCGCAAAAACTCAGCAGAGAAAGCAAAAATCAGAGAGGTGATTGACGAAGGGACCAGAG agaGACTCATACatgaaatcaaaaagaaaaccaggaacATAGAAG ATATCTGCATCTCCTGCGGAAGCCTCAATTTCTCTCTGGAGCATCCTCTCTTCCTGGGAGCAATGTGCCAGGGctgcaaa AACTCGTTCCTCGAATGCGCCTACCAGTACGACGACGACGGCTACCAGTCCTACTGCACCATCTGCTGTGGAGGGAGGGAAGTGCTCATGTGTGGAAACAACAACTGCTGCAG gtgtttCTGTGTGGAATGTGTAGATCTTCTGGTTGGCGCCGGctcagcggcagcagcaatcaAAGAGGACCCCTGGAACTGCTACATGTGCGGACCCAAGAGTACCTACGGGTTGCTACGGCGCCGGGACGACTGGCCCATCAGGCTACAGCACTTCTTCGCCAACAATCATGAGCAGGAGTTT GAACCTGCCAAATTGTACCCTCCAGTTGCAGCAGAGAAGAGGAAACCAATCAGAGTCCTCTCCCTGTTTGACGGCATTGCCACAG GCCTGCTGGTGCTGAAAGATTTAGGCATCCAGGTGGACAAGTACGTCGCATCGGAAGTGTGTGAAGACTCCATCACTGTCGGCATGGTTCGGCACCAGGGGCGCATCATGTACGTTGGGGATGTTCGCAATGTGACCCACAAGCAT ATTGAAGAGTGGGGACCGTTTGACCTCGTAATCGGAGGAAGTCCTTGTAACGACCTCTCCATAGTCAATCCTGCGAGGAAAGGCCTTTTTG AGGGCACCGGGCGGCTGTTTTTCGAGTTTTACCGTCTGCTCCACGAGGCGCGGCCCAAACCAGGCGACGAGCGGCCGTTCTTCTGGCTCTTCGAGAACGTGGTCGCCATGGGAGTCAGCGACAAACGCGACATCTCACGCTTTTTAGAG TGCAACCCGGTGATGATTGATGCCAAGGAAGTCTCTGCTGCCCACCGCGCTCGCTATTTCTGGGGAAACCTGCCCGGCATGTCCAG CCGACCTCTGACGCCGATGGCAAACGACAAACTGGACCTTCAAGAGTGCCTGGAGCACGGCCGCACAGCTAAG TTTGAGAAGTTGCGTACGATAACGACACGCTCCAACTCAGTGAAGCAGGGGAAAGACGAGCATTTCCCCGTCTTCATGGACAACAAGGAGGACATCCTGTGGTGCACAGAAATGGAAAG CGATGAGGATGGAgagaaagcagagaagaagaaagagaaagaatcAGGACAGACAGGGGAAGGCAACAG GGTGTTCGGTTTTCCCGTCCACTACACCGACGTGTCCAACATGAGTCGTCTGGCGAGGCAAAGGCTGCTGGGTCGTTCCTGGAGCGTCCCCGTCATCCGGCACCTCTTCGCCCCGCTCAAGGAGTACTTCGCCTGCAATTAA
- the LOC103457275 gene encoding DNA (cytosine-5)-methyltransferase 3A-like isoform X4, with translation MPSNSPAAAEPPQTPENDASNDLSEDGADQDSPEEGTPASPHNKRRVGRPSRKRKQLLPAEQRAYREAEINMMDDLLETGFQKEEEPASPTPPPSQQHTDPASPTVAVTPDPVARGDQAIPSEIEYQDGRGFDIGALVFGKLRGFSWWPGRIVSWWMSGRSRAADGTRWVMWFGDGKFSVVCVEKLMPLSSFSSAFHQPTYNKQSMYRKAIFEALQVASVRAGRPVPSCDASDEAEGVELQTRQMIEWAMTGFLPNGPQSLDPPEEEQNQFKEGYLEMMPEPEAAYTPPPAKKPRKNSAEKAKIREVIDEGTRERLIHEIKKKTRNIEDICISCGSLNFSLEHPLFLGAMCQGCKNSFLECAYQYDDDGYQSYCTICCGGREVLMCGNNNCCRCFCVECVDLLVGAGSAAAAIKEDPWNCYMCGPKSTYGLLRRRDDWPIRLQHFFANNHEQEFEPAKLYPPVAAEKRKPIRVLSLFDGIATGLLVLKDLGIQVDKYVASEVCEDSITVGMVRHQGRIMYVGDVRNVTHKHIEEWGPFDLVIGGSPCNDLSIVNPARKGLFEGTGRLFFEFYRLLHEARPKPGDERPFFWLFENVVAMGVSDKRDISRFLECNPVMIDAKEVSAAHRARYFWGNLPGMSSRPLTPMANDKLDLQECLEHGRTAKFEKLRTITTRSNSVKQGKDEHFPVFMDNKEDILWCTEMESDEDGEKAEKKKEKESGQTGEGNRVFGFPVHYTDVSNMSRLARQRLLGRSWSVPVIRHLFAPLKEYFACN, from the exons GCGGAGCAGCGGGCGTACAGAGAGGCGGAGATCAACATGATGGACGACCTATTAGAGACCGGCTTTCAAAAAGAGGAGGAGCCAGCCAGCCCGACCCCGCCCCCTTCACAACAACACACAGATCCGGCCTCTCCAACAGTTGCCGTGACTCCGGATCCCGTTGCTAGGGGAGACCAGGCTATCCCCAGCGAGATTGAATACCAG GACGGGCGAGGTTTTGACATTGGAGCGTTGGTGTTTGGGAAGCTGCGAGGTTTCTCCTGGTGGCCCGGCCGGATCGTGTCCTGGTGGATGAGCGGCCGGAGTCGAGCTGCAGACGGGACTCGCTGGGTCATGTGGTTCGGTGATGGAAAATTCTCCGTT GTTTGTGTGGAGAAGCTGATGCCTCTGAGCTCCTTCTCATCGGCTTTCCACCAGCCAACGTACAACAAGCAGTCCATGTACCGGAAGGCCATTTTTGAGGCCCTGCAG GTTGCAAGTGTGCGAGCGGGGAGACCAGTTCCCTCCTGTGATGCGAGCGACGAGGCAGAAGGCGTGGAACTTCAGACCAGACAGATGATTGAGTGGGCCATGACCGGCTTCCTGCCCAACGGGCCACAGTCGCTGGATCCCCCAGAAG AGGAGCAAAATCAGTTTAAGGAAGGATACCTAGAGATGATGCCAGAGCCGGAGGCAGCGTATACACCACCACCTGCAAAGAAACCGCGCAAAAACTCAGCAGAGAAAGCAAAAATCAGAGAGGTGATTGACGAAGGGACCAGAG agaGACTCATACatgaaatcaaaaagaaaaccaggaacATAGAAG ATATCTGCATCTCCTGCGGAAGCCTCAATTTCTCTCTGGAGCATCCTCTCTTCCTGGGAGCAATGTGCCAGGGctgcaaa AACTCGTTCCTCGAATGCGCCTACCAGTACGACGACGACGGCTACCAGTCCTACTGCACCATCTGCTGTGGAGGGAGGGAAGTGCTCATGTGTGGAAACAACAACTGCTGCAG gtgtttCTGTGTGGAATGTGTAGATCTTCTGGTTGGCGCCGGctcagcggcagcagcaatcaAAGAGGACCCCTGGAACTGCTACATGTGCGGACCCAAGAGTACCTACGGGTTGCTACGGCGCCGGGACGACTGGCCCATCAGGCTACAGCACTTCTTCGCCAACAATCATGAGCAGGAGTTT GAACCTGCCAAATTGTACCCTCCAGTTGCAGCAGAGAAGAGGAAACCAATCAGAGTCCTCTCCCTGTTTGACGGCATTGCCACAG GCCTGCTGGTGCTGAAAGATTTAGGCATCCAGGTGGACAAGTACGTCGCATCGGAAGTGTGTGAAGACTCCATCACTGTCGGCATGGTTCGGCACCAGGGGCGCATCATGTACGTTGGGGATGTTCGCAATGTGACCCACAAGCAT ATTGAAGAGTGGGGACCGTTTGACCTCGTAATCGGAGGAAGTCCTTGTAACGACCTCTCCATAGTCAATCCTGCGAGGAAAGGCCTTTTTG AGGGCACCGGGCGGCTGTTTTTCGAGTTTTACCGTCTGCTCCACGAGGCGCGGCCCAAACCAGGCGACGAGCGGCCGTTCTTCTGGCTCTTCGAGAACGTGGTCGCCATGGGAGTCAGCGACAAACGCGACATCTCACGCTTTTTAGAG TGCAACCCGGTGATGATTGATGCCAAGGAAGTCTCTGCTGCCCACCGCGCTCGCTATTTCTGGGGAAACCTGCCCGGCATGTCCAG CCGACCTCTGACGCCGATGGCAAACGACAAACTGGACCTTCAAGAGTGCCTGGAGCACGGCCGCACAGCTAAG TTTGAGAAGTTGCGTACGATAACGACACGCTCCAACTCAGTGAAGCAGGGGAAAGACGAGCATTTCCCCGTCTTCATGGACAACAAGGAGGACATCCTGTGGTGCACAGAAATGGAAAG CGATGAGGATGGAgagaaagcagagaagaagaaagagaaagaatcAGGACAGACAGGGGAAGGCAACAG GGTGTTCGGTTTTCCCGTCCACTACACCGACGTGTCCAACATGAGTCGTCTGGCGAGGCAAAGGCTGCTGGGTCGTTCCTGGAGCGTCCCCGTCATCCGGCACCTCTTCGCCCCGCTCAAGGAGTACTTCGCCTGCAATTAA